The DNA sequence GCGATGACCCAGAACAGGTTGCCCAGCAGCAGCAGCCAGGCCAGCGCCGGCACCTGGTCCTGCACCGCGGCGAAGGCCATCGGGATGCCGAAGCTGAAGGCCACCCCGAGCACCGCCTGCGGCATCGAGAAGAAGCGCTTGGTGTACGGGTAGACGAGGGTGACGGCCAGCGCGACGAAGGACCACAGCACGGTGGTCCGGTTGGTCGTCAGCACCAGCGCGAACGAGACCAGCGCCAGCACGGCGCCCACGGCCAGCGCCTCGCGCGGCGAGACGGCGCCGCTGGTCACCGGGCGGTCGGTGGTGCGCTTGACGTGGCGGTCGAACTCGCGGTCGGCCACGTCGTTGACCGCGCAGCCGGCCGAGCGCATCAGGAAGGTGCCGAGCGTGAAGACGGCCAGCAAATGCCAGCCCGGGAAGCCGCCGGCGGCGATCCACAGGGCGGCCAGCGTCGGCCACAGCAGCAGCAGCGAGCCGACCGGCTTGTCCCAGCGGATGAGTTGCAGGTAGAGCGGAAACTTCAGGTGCAGCGTGGACATGCCGCGAGTTTAGAACCGCGGCGCCCAGCGCGCCCGGGGGCCCGGGCCGCGACGGCCCGGGCGGCGCGATCAGCTCTCGAGCAGGCTGCGCAGCATCCAGGCGGCCTTCTCGTGCACGTCCAGGCGCTGCGTCAGCAGGTCGGAGGTCGGCTCGTCGTTGGCCTTGTCGACCAGCGGGAACAGGTTGCGGGCGGTGCGCGCCACGCCTTCGTTGCCGACCACCAGGATGCGGATCATCTCCTCGGCCTTGGGCGGCTGGCTCGGCACGTCCGGCAGCGAGGTCAGCTTGCCGAAGTCCTTGTAGGAGGCCACCGCGACGTGGCCCAGCGCGCGGATGCGCTCGGCGATCGGGTCGACGGCGTTCCACAGCTCGGTGTACTGGGTCATGAACATCGCGTGCAGCGTGTTGAACATGGGCCCGGTCACGTTCCAGTGGAAGTTGTGGGTGGTCAGGTACAGCGTGTAGGTGTCGGCCAGCAGGCGGTTCAGGCCTTCGGCGATCGCGGCGCGGTCCTTGTCGGAAATGCCGATGTTGACCTGCGGTACGCCGGTCGCGGCGGCCTTGTTCTTGCTCTTGGTTGCCATGGGGGTCTTGCTCCTGGGGGTGGTTGAGGAATGAGGTCAGTCTATGCCAATGGTGCCGCGCCTGCATCACGAAAGCCGGCGCACGCCCGGCAGCTCGCAGGCGTAGATCGCGTTGCGCAGCGCCGCGATCGCCTCGTAGCGGGTGAAGGTGCGCCGCCAGGCCAGCACCACGCGGCGCGTGGGCGTCGGCTCGGCAAAGGGAATGTAGGCCACGTGCGGGTGCGGTTCCTTGGGCACGCTCAACTGCGGCACGACGGTCACGCCCATGCCGGAGGCCACCATGTGCTTGATGGTCTCCAGCGACGAGCCTTCGAAGCTCTTGCGGATGCCTTCGGCGTCGCTGGAGAAGCGCGCGAACTCGGGGCAGACCTCCAGCACGTGGTCGCGGAAGCAGTGCCCGGTGCCCAGCAGCAGCATGGTCTCGCGCTTGAGCTCCTCGGAGGCGATGCGCTCGCGCTGCGCGAGCGGATGGCTGCGCGGCACGGCCACCATGAACGGCTCGTCGTACAGGGGCGCCAGCGCCAGCCCGGTGTCGGGGAAGGGCTCGGCCATGATGGCAGCGTCCAGCTCGCCGGTGCGCAGCATCTCCAGCAGCTTGACGGTGAAGTTCTCCTGCAGCATCAGCGGCATCTGCGGCACCCGCTCGATGGTCTGCTTGACCAGGTCGGGCAGCAGGTAGGGCGCGACGGTGTAGATCACGCCCAGGCGCAGCGGGCCGGCCAGCGGGTCCTTGCCGCGCTTGGCGATCTCCTTGATCGCGGCGGCCTGGTCGAGCACGGCCTGGGCCTGGCGCACGATCTCCTCGCCCAGCGGCGTCACGGTCACCTCGGAGGCACCGCGCTCGAAGATCTTGACGTCCAGCTCGTCCTCGAGCTTCTTGACCGCGACGCTCAGGGTCGGCTGCGACACGAAGCAGGCTTCCGCCGCCCGCCCAAAGTGCCGCTCGCGAGCGACAGCGACGATGTAGCGCAGTTCGGTCAGGGTCATGACGTCTCTCCCGTGCCGGGGGCAAGCAAAAAACTATCGCAAGGATGGCGCGATTGTGCGCGCACCGGCCAGGGTACCGGTAGTGCGGGGGTACTCCCCTGACCGGGCTCAGGCCTTGAGGTACTCGGACCTGCCGCCCAGCCAGCGGGCCACGTGGGCCGCGGCGGCCTGCGGGTGGCGCTCGAGCAGCAGCTGCGCGGCGCTGCGTGCGCGCGCCACCCAGGGCGCGTCCTCCTGCAGGTCGGCAAAGCGCAGCAGCGGCGCGCCGGACTGGCGCGCGCCGAGGAACTCGCCCGGGCCGCGGATCTCCAGGTCGCGGCGCGCGATCTCGAAGCCGTCGTTGGTCTCGACCATGGCCTTCAGGCGCGCCTTGCCGGTGTCCGACAGCGGCGGGGTGTACAGCAGCACGCACACGCTGGCCACCGCGCCGCGGCCGACCCGCCCGCGCAGCTGGTGCAGCTGCGACAGCCCGAAGCGCTCGGCGTGCTCGATCACCATCAGGCTGGCGTTGGGCACGTCCACGCCGACCTCGATCACGGTGGTGGAGACCAGCACGCTCATCTGCCCCTGGCTGAACAGCGACATCACCGCGGCCTTCTCGGCCGGCGGCATGCGCCCGTGCAGCAGCCCGACCATGTGCCCGGACAGGGCCTCGCTCAGCTGCGCGTGGGTCTCGGTGGCGTTCTGCAGGTCCAGCTTCTCGCTTTCCTCGATCAGCGGGCAGACCCAGTAGACCTGCCGGCCCTGCCCGACCTCGTGGCGGATGCGCTCGATCACCTCGGCGCGCCGGGCGTCGGAGAACACCTTGGTGACGATGGGCATGCGCCCGGGCGGCAGCTCGTCGATGGTGCTGACGTCCAGGTCCGCGTAGTAGGTCATCGCCAGGGTGCGCGGGATCGGCGTGGCGCTCATCATCAGCAGGTGCGGCTCCAGCCCGCGGCCCTGCAGCTTCTGGCGCAGCTGCAGGCGCTGCTGCACGCCGAAGCGGTGCTGCTCGTCGATGATGGCCAGGCCCAGCCGGGCGAACTCGACCTGGTCCTGGATCACCGCATGGGTGCCGACCACCAGCGAGGCGGCGCCGCTGGCCACGCGCTCGAGCATCTCGCGGCGCGCGCGGCCCTTCTGGCTGCCGGTCAGCCAGGCCACGCCCACGCCCAGCGGCTCCAGCCAGCCGACCAGCTTGCGGAAATGCTGCTCGGCCAGAATCTCGGTGGGCGCCATCAGCGCGCACTGCCAGCCCGCGCCGACGGCCACCGCCGCGGCCAGCGCCGCCACCACCGTCTTGCCGGAGCCGACGTCGCCCTGCAGCAGCCGGTGCATGGGCTGCGGGCGGGCCAGGTCCTGCGCGATCTCCTCGACCACGCGGCGCTGCGCCTCGGTGAGCCGGAACGGCAGCGCGGCGAGCAGCCGCTCGTGCAGCCCCTCGCGTTCGGCGCGCAGCGGCGGCGCCTGCAGGCGCGCGCGCTCGCGCTGGGCCTGCAGCTGCGACAGCTGCTGGGCCAGCAGCTCCTCGAACTTGAGCCGCAGCCAGGCGGGGTGGCTGCGGTCCTCCAGCGTCGCGAGCGACACCCTGGGCGACGGATGGTGCAGGAAGTGCAGCGCCTCGCGCAGCGTCGGCAGGCCGGGCGGCACCACCTCGGGCGGCAACACCTCGGACAGGTCGGCACGCGCCAGCGCCGCGCCCACCGCCTTGCGCAGGTAGGCCTGCGGCAGCTGGGCCGAGGCCGGGTAGACCGGCGTCAGCGCCTCGGCCAGCGGGGTGTCGGGCGTGACCGCCTTGAAGCTCGGGTGCACCATCTCGCGGCCGAGGAAGCCGCCGCGCAGCTCGCCGCGCGCGCGGATGCGCTGGCCCACCGCGAGCGTCTTCTGGTGCGAGGGGTAGAAGCTGAAGAAGCGCAGCCGCACGGTGTCGCTGCCGTCGTCCAGCGTGACGACCAGCTGGCGGCGCGGGCGCAGGCTGACCTGGCTGTCGGTCACCACGCCCTCGACCTGCACCGTGTCGCCGTCGCGCGCGTCGGCCAGCCGGGTGATGCGCGTCTCGTCCTCGTAGCGCAGCGGCAGGTGCAGCGCAAGGTCGATGTCGCGCACCAGGCCGAGCTTCTCCAGCGCCTTCTGCGGCGCGGACTTCTCGCGCTTGGCGGCAGGGGGGGAATCCGGGGCCGACGACATGGCCTGCATTCTGCCCGCGCCCGGCGGGGCCGGCGCGTGAGGGACAATCGCCGCTTCTTCCACGGGAACGGGTCCGTCCGGCCCTCCATCCGATGCAACGCACCTACACCCTGAGCGACTTCGACTTCGCTCTGCCTGCCGAACTCATCGCCCAGCATCCGGCCCCGCAGCGCAGCGCCTCGCGCCTGCTGGACGCCACCGGGGACGCCCCCGCCGACCGCGTGTTCCGCGACCTGCCGCAACGCCTCGCGCCCGGCGACCTGCTGGTGTTCAACGACACCCGCGTCATCAAGGCGCGCCTGTACGGCGCCAAGGCCACCGGCGGCAGCGTCGAGGCACTGGTCGAGCGCATCC is a window from the Caldimonas thermodepolymerans genome containing:
- a CDS encoding LysR substrate-binding domain-containing protein; its protein translation is MTLTELRYIVAVARERHFGRAAEACFVSQPTLSVAVKKLEDELDVKIFERGASEVTVTPLGEEIVRQAQAVLDQAAAIKEIAKRGKDPLAGPLRLGVIYTVAPYLLPDLVKQTIERVPQMPLMLQENFTVKLLEMLRTGELDAAIMAEPFPDTGLALAPLYDEPFMVAVPRSHPLAQRERIASEELKRETMLLLGTGHCFRDHVLEVCPEFARFSSDAEGIRKSFEGSSLETIKHMVASGMGVTVVPQLSVPKEPHPHVAYIPFAEPTPTRRVVLAWRRTFTRYEAIAALRNAIYACELPGVRRLS
- the recG gene encoding ATP-dependent DNA helicase RecG — its product is MQAMSSAPDSPPAAKREKSAPQKALEKLGLVRDIDLALHLPLRYEDETRITRLADARDGDTVQVEGVVTDSQVSLRPRRQLVVTLDDGSDTVRLRFFSFYPSHQKTLAVGQRIRARGELRGGFLGREMVHPSFKAVTPDTPLAEALTPVYPASAQLPQAYLRKAVGAALARADLSEVLPPEVVPPGLPTLREALHFLHHPSPRVSLATLEDRSHPAWLRLKFEELLAQQLSQLQAQRERARLQAPPLRAEREGLHERLLAALPFRLTEAQRRVVEEIAQDLARPQPMHRLLQGDVGSGKTVVAALAAAVAVGAGWQCALMAPTEILAEQHFRKLVGWLEPLGVGVAWLTGSQKGRARREMLERVASGAASLVVGTHAVIQDQVEFARLGLAIIDEQHRFGVQQRLQLRQKLQGRGLEPHLLMMSATPIPRTLAMTYYADLDVSTIDELPPGRMPIVTKVFSDARRAEVIERIRHEVGQGRQVYWVCPLIEESEKLDLQNATETHAQLSEALSGHMVGLLHGRMPPAEKAAVMSLFSQGQMSVLVSTTVIEVGVDVPNASLMVIEHAERFGLSQLHQLRGRVGRGAVASVCVLLYTPPLSDTGKARLKAMVETNDGFEIARRDLEIRGPGEFLGARQSGAPLLRFADLQEDAPWVARARSAAQLLLERHPQAAAAHVARWLGGRSEYLKA
- a CDS encoding Dps family protein, translating into MATKSKNKAAATGVPQVNIGISDKDRAAIAEGLNRLLADTYTLYLTTHNFHWNVTGPMFNTLHAMFMTQYTELWNAVDPIAERIRALGHVAVASYKDFGKLTSLPDVPSQPPKAEEMIRILVVGNEGVARTARNLFPLVDKANDEPTSDLLTQRLDVHEKAAWMLRSLLES
- the ubiA gene encoding 4-hydroxybenzoate octaprenyltransferase yields the protein MSTLHLKFPLYLQLIRWDKPVGSLLLLWPTLAALWIAAGGFPGWHLLAVFTLGTFLMRSAGCAVNDVADREFDRHVKRTTDRPVTSGAVSPREALAVGAVLALVSFALVLTTNRTTVLWSFVALAVTLVYPYTKRFFSMPQAVLGVAFSFGIPMAFAAVQDQVPALAWLLLLGNLFWVIAYDTEYAMVDRDDDLRIGIRTSAITFGRHDVVAVMALYVAYLLTWGAIGWHLQLRWPYALGLLAAAAQVAWHYQLIRGRTREGCFRAFRLNHWVGFAVFVGVVAACA